A single window of Ornithorhynchus anatinus isolate Pmale09 chromosome 3, mOrnAna1.pri.v4, whole genome shotgun sequence DNA harbors:
- the SLC35C1 gene encoding GDP-fucose transporter 1 isoform X2, with amino-acid sequence MALTGDSDPPGEEEDDPGKEKPFLLRALQIALVVSLYWFVSITMVFLNKYLLDSPSLRLDAPLFVTFYQCLVTVLLCKGLSVLALCFPGTLDFPSVRMDPKVSRGILPLSLVFIGMISFNNLCLKYVGVAFYNVGRSLTTVFNVLLSYLLLKQTTSLYALLTCGVIIGGFWLGVDQEGAEGTLSWTGTLFGVLASLCVSLNAIFTKKVLPAVDGSIWRLTFYNNVNACILFLPLLLLLGELHTLAAFDKLASAHFWGMMTLGGLFGFAIGYVTGLQIKFTSPLTHNVSGTAKACAQTVLAVLSYEETKSFLWWTSNMMVLGGSSAYTWVKGLEMKKAQEEPGPKAGEKGETGV; translated from the exons ATGGCCCTGACGGGTGACTCGGACccccccggggaggaggaggatgaccccGGCAAGGAGAAGCCCTTCCTCCTGCGGGCCTTGCAGATCGCCCTGGTGGTGTCCCTGTACTGGTTCGTCTCCATCACCATGGTCTTCCTGAACAAGTACCTGCTGGACAGCCCCTCCCTCCGCCTGGACGCCCCCCTCTTCGTCACTTTCTACCAGTGCCTGGTGACGGTCCTGCTGTGCAAGGGGCTCAGTGTGCTGGCCCTTTGCTTCCCGGGCACCCTGGACTTCCCGTCCGTGCGCATGGACCCGAAGGTGTCCCGCGgcatcctgcccctctccctggtcTTCATCGGCATGATCAGCTTCAACAACCTCTGCCTCAAGTACGTGGGGGTCGCCTTCTACAACGTGGGCCGCTCCCTCACCACCGTCTTCAACGTCCTGCTCTCCTACCTGCTGCTGAAGCAGACCACCTCTCTCTACGCGCTGCTCACCTGCGGGGTCATCATCG GGGGCTTCTGGCTGGGCGTGGACCAGGAAGGGGCAGAAGGTACCTTGTCGTGGACGGGCACCCTGTTTGGAGTGCTGGCCAGCCTCTGTGTCTCGCTCAATGCCATCTTCACCAAAAAGGTGCTCCCGGCCGTGGATGGTAGCATCTGGCGCCTGACCTTCTACAACAACGTCAACGCCTgcatcctcttcctgcccctcctcctgctgctggggGAGCTTCACACTCTCGCCGCCTTCGACAAGCTGGCCAGCGCCCACTTCTGGGGCATGATGACCCTGGGGGGGCTCTTCGGCTTTGCCATCGGCTACGTGACCGGCCTGCAGATCAAGTTCACCAGCCCCCTGACCCACAACGTGTCCGGGACGGCCAAGGCCTGCGCTCAGACGGTGCTGGCGGTCCTGTCCTACGAGGAGACCAAGAGCTTCCTCTGGTGGACGAGTAACATGATGGTGTTGGGGGGCTCTTCGGCCTACACCTGGGTCaaggggctggagatgaagaaggCACAGGAGGAGCCCGGCCCCAAAGCTGGGGAGAAGGGCGAGACTGGGGTCTGA
- the SLC35C1 gene encoding GDP-fucose transporter 1 isoform X1, with translation MNRTPLKRSGILRMALTGDSDPPGEEEDDPGKEKPFLLRALQIALVVSLYWFVSITMVFLNKYLLDSPSLRLDAPLFVTFYQCLVTVLLCKGLSVLALCFPGTLDFPSVRMDPKVSRGILPLSLVFIGMISFNNLCLKYVGVAFYNVGRSLTTVFNVLLSYLLLKQTTSLYALLTCGVIIGGFWLGVDQEGAEGTLSWTGTLFGVLASLCVSLNAIFTKKVLPAVDGSIWRLTFYNNVNACILFLPLLLLLGELHTLAAFDKLASAHFWGMMTLGGLFGFAIGYVTGLQIKFTSPLTHNVSGTAKACAQTVLAVLSYEETKSFLWWTSNMMVLGGSSAYTWVKGLEMKKAQEEPGPKAGEKGETGV, from the exons atGAACAGGACCCCCCTGAAGCGCTCCGGGATCCTGAGGATGGCCCTGACGGGTGACTCGGACccccccggggaggaggaggatgaccccGGCAAGGAGAAGCCCTTCCTCCTGCGGGCCTTGCAGATCGCCCTGGTGGTGTCCCTGTACTGGTTCGTCTCCATCACCATGGTCTTCCTGAACAAGTACCTGCTGGACAGCCCCTCCCTCCGCCTGGACGCCCCCCTCTTCGTCACTTTCTACCAGTGCCTGGTGACGGTCCTGCTGTGCAAGGGGCTCAGTGTGCTGGCCCTTTGCTTCCCGGGCACCCTGGACTTCCCGTCCGTGCGCATGGACCCGAAGGTGTCCCGCGgcatcctgcccctctccctggtcTTCATCGGCATGATCAGCTTCAACAACCTCTGCCTCAAGTACGTGGGGGTCGCCTTCTACAACGTGGGCCGCTCCCTCACCACCGTCTTCAACGTCCTGCTCTCCTACCTGCTGCTGAAGCAGACCACCTCTCTCTACGCGCTGCTCACCTGCGGGGTCATCATCG GGGGCTTCTGGCTGGGCGTGGACCAGGAAGGGGCAGAAGGTACCTTGTCGTGGACGGGCACCCTGTTTGGAGTGCTGGCCAGCCTCTGTGTCTCGCTCAATGCCATCTTCACCAAAAAGGTGCTCCCGGCCGTGGATGGTAGCATCTGGCGCCTGACCTTCTACAACAACGTCAACGCCTgcatcctcttcctgcccctcctcctgctgctggggGAGCTTCACACTCTCGCCGCCTTCGACAAGCTGGCCAGCGCCCACTTCTGGGGCATGATGACCCTGGGGGGGCTCTTCGGCTTTGCCATCGGCTACGTGACCGGCCTGCAGATCAAGTTCACCAGCCCCCTGACCCACAACGTGTCCGGGACGGCCAAGGCCTGCGCTCAGACGGTGCTGGCGGTCCTGTCCTACGAGGAGACCAAGAGCTTCCTCTGGTGGACGAGTAACATGATGGTGTTGGGGGGCTCTTCGGCCTACACCTGGGTCaaggggctggagatgaagaaggCACAGGAGGAGCCCGGCCCCAAAGCTGGGGAGAAGGGCGAGACTGGGGTCTGA